From Salvia splendens isolate huo1 chromosome 16, SspV2, whole genome shotgun sequence, a single genomic window includes:
- the LOC121771369 gene encoding probable elastin-binding protein EbpS: MVKSGENGSPLGRSDDLGLESPSSDSNGNHKRKQHSAGAEAKTPNKSRKSNQNNQDSNSARGRSSQKLNKREKLFFLALRRSSLGFELAARRLELELPPETDSE, encoded by the exons ATGGTCAAGTCGGG AGAAAATGGGTCTCCTCTAGGTAGGTCAGATGACTTGGGATTAGAATCTCCAAGCAGTGATTCCAATGGCAATCATAAGAGGAAGCAGCACTCTGCTGGCGCAGAAGCAAAGACTCCAAATAAATCGAGGAAGAGCAATCAAAATAATCAAGATTCAAACTCAGCTAGAGGCCGCAGCTCACAGAAACTAAATAAGCGTGAAAAGCTATTCTTCCTCGCGTTGCGGCGTTCGAGCCTCGGCTTCGAGCTGGCGGCACGACGGCTCGAGCTGGAGCTGCCGCCGGAGACGGATTCGGAGTAA